The Zerene cesonia ecotype Mississippi chromosome 14, Zerene_cesonia_1.1, whole genome shotgun sequence genome window below encodes:
- the LOC119831716 gene encoding uncharacterized protein LOC119831716 — MYLLVSIIIAALLKNAECNAKDEQQCVDYYKTGDNFDLNLLEGAWYAVYYWPPVQRQRKRCELVNFKKTTKANLEGKVSVDIPEQNLIESSYRSSAGKPTHLVYYGQDEVKNQVRSSNRVSKYIFIDVDDGYVLGINCSNGGRGVLLARNLPTSSEVEDIVEDIEIMAGRRGSPDCHLEA, encoded by the coding sequence atgtatttgttagtGTCCATTATAATTGCCGCTTTACTAAAAAATGCGGAGTGCAATGCGAAAGATGAGCAGCAGTGCGTGGATTACTACAAAACCGGTGATAATTTCGACTTAAATCTATTGGAGGGAGCCTGGTACGCTGTGTACTACTGGCCACCCGTACAACGACAGCGGAAGAGATGTGAATTGGTGAATTTCAAGAAAACAACAAAGGCCAATTTGGAGGGAAAGGTTAGCGTCGATATCCCAGAGCAAAACCTTATTGAATCCAGCTACAGAAGCTCAGCGGGCAAGCCGACACACCTAGTCTATTACGGGCAGGATGAAGTGAAGAACCAAGTGCGATCGAGCAATCGCGTTTCCaagtatattttcatagatGTGGATGATGGATACGTGTTGGGAATTAATTGTTCGAACGGTGGACGAGGGGTGCTGTTAGCGAGAAATCTGCCTACTTCCTCTGAAGTTGAAGATATTGTAGAGGATATCGAAATAATGGCGGGTCGTAGAGGAAGTCCCGATTGCCACCTAGAAGCGTAA